The genomic stretch AAGTCAGAGACACTTTGGCCATGCTCAGCCCAGACTTTCAACCAGGTGGACACTGGTTGAAGGATGGTGGCAAGGAGAACATCACCCCATCCTTGCTGGTCCCTGTgtggctcccccagcccctgctcaccgTGACTGCAGATGCTCCAGCTGCACCTGGAAGCTCTCGCTCTGCTCCGTCTGCTCGTCCAGCGACCGCTGCAGCTTCCGCGTCTGGTTGTGGGCCTCATccagctgtgggatgggatgggatgggatgggatgggatgggatgggatgggatgggatgggatgggatggtgcTGTTGGTAGCTGTGTAGGGAGCAGAACAGCTCCCTGACTCTCTCCACCAGCATCAGCTTTCCCACCTCATCCTCAGCCTGGGCCAGCTCCTTCTTCAGCTCCTCCACCCTCAGGCGCAGCTTCTTCACCTCTCCCTCGTGCTGCTCCACGCGGCGATTGGCGTGGGCCAGCTCGGCCATCTTCTCCTGGTACTGCTTCTTCAGCTTGGTGTGGATGTGCTTCAGGTCAGCCAGCTCCTGTGGAGggcatggggagggggctgagcATGGGACGGCCACCCCCACCACTGGgtgcctcctcctccctccccagggaccTCTCCCACTGCCCCACCCCATGACCCAAGAGCTGATGGAGCAAGGATGGGGGCACCACCATCCCTTGAAGGGTGGTAGCAAAATTTGAGCTTGAGGGAGTCCTTGGGGAGGCTGAGCCCCACAGCAGAGTGACCCAGGGATGCGGTGttgggggacagcagcaccccTATGGCACCTTGTTCTTCTCGAAGAGCTCAGCCTGGATGGTTTTGAGGTCAGTGTCCAGGGCACTGGCTGTCTGGCGCCGCTTGCGAGCCAGCACCTCCTCCAGGTCCTCGATCTGTGCCCGCAGCTTCTTGTTCTCCCGCTCCAGGTTCAGCTTCTCTGTCTCCAGCCGCTCCCGCCGGCCCCACTCAGCCGCGTTCTCTGCCTGCAGCCGCTCCATCTGCACAGGACATGGCgtggctgggggcagcaggacccCCCACGCCGCTCCCTTTGCCCCCCACGTTGGGGTTTGGCCTCACCTCTGCACGCAGTTCAGCCAGTTTCTTGTCCATGCTGGAGCGAGCACCCAGCTCATCCTCCAGGTCCTCGGAGATGCGCCCCAGCTCATCCTGATGAATCTCCTTCAGGATGTTGAGCTGTGGGGGGACATGGCACCAAAGGGGGATGTGAACACCCACCCACCTGAGCCCTGCCCACACTCATCCACCCAACCTCTATGGATGGACCCACTGCATCAAAGACCCTTAACAAGCaacctggagctggggaagtgGCTGTGGGCCACCATGTCCATCAGGATGTGCCACTCTCTGAGGGACAGGCCACCCCCTGGGGCAGccctcctccccaggcacctCACTCACCTGCTTCATCACCTCCTGCTTGTTCTTGTTGAGCTCCTCATACTTGATCTTCCACTGGCTGAGCTCGCCCTCCAGCTTCTCGATGTTCTTGCTGAGTGCCAGCTTGTCCCTGGGGAGAGGCCATGATAGTGTCACACTGCAGGACTCCACGGGACATGCCATCCCAGTGGGGACCAGCCTGGGATCAGCTGGCACCCTGCAAGGATGATGTGCCAAGCACTCACTCCCGCTCCTTGAGCAGCACTTTTTGGGACTCATCCAGCCTCAGCTTCAGGGCGGTGACTTTGGTGGCATCCTCCTCCACGATGCTGACGTCCTCCCAGAGCAGGCGGCTCCGTTCCTGGCGGCTGAAGGAGGCCCgggggccccgctgctcccagctctcctcctgCTTGCTTGTCAAGATGTTTTccatcagctccagctcctgtggCGCCGTGGgtggcccagcacaggggacagggtgaGAGGGCTTCCCAGCCCCTACAACACCCAGCCCTCACCCCATAACCAAGAG from Catharus ustulatus isolate bCatUst1 chromosome 11, bCatUst1.pri.v2, whole genome shotgun sequence encodes the following:
- the CCDC102A gene encoding coiled-coil domain-containing protein 102A, whose amino-acid sequence is MSQSGASSRLAGSPPLPGGSLLALLAPEPSPSPPSGTPSPGPPPALLEGDWEGREELRLRELEEARARAAQMEKTMRWWSDCTANWREKWSKVRAERNRAREEVRQLRHRLEALTKELASLRRDRDRDRDRPDERSPRPPAAASAGSPPADGAEGDIGPEQEPVRDVGTEVPQKAKELELMENILTSKQEESWEQRGPRASFSRQERSRLLWEDVSIVEEDATKVTALKLRLDESQKVLLKEREDKLALSKNIEKLEGELSQWKIKYEELNKNKQEVMKQLNILKEIHQDELGRISEDLEDELGARSSMDKKLAELRAEMERLQAENAAEWGRRERLETEKLNLERENKKLRAQIEDLEEVLARKRRQTASALDTDLKTIQAELFEKNKELADLKHIHTKLKKQYQEKMAELAHANRRVEQHEGEVKKLRLRVEELKKELAQAEDELDEAHNQTRKLQRSLDEQTEQSESFQVQLEHLQSRLRRQQSAPLFGKMRSARFGPDDAGDGTSDPDEDEDLQIQVP